The sequence ACGCCGAGACCGCTCACCGAGCCGGCCGGCGTGTGCTGACGGTGGCTGAGCGTTCCCGGCCGCCGGCGACGTGCCACAGCCGCTGGCGGCGACGCGGGGCCCGCCCTGATCTGCGGCCCGCTCCCCCCTCGGCCAGCCGCCGGTACAACTCCACGTACGAGTCGTAGACCGCGCCGCTCGGCGAGCAACCGGCCCCGACACTGCCACGCCAGAGCCACTCAACAAGGTAAAGGGGTCGAATTGCGAAACGAGCGCTCAGCAGCCCCCGTCTCTGAACGGGTTGGACCTCCGCTGGGGCACCAGGGTCCAGTTCATGAGGAAGTCCGTGCGGCACAGGCCGCCGAACTCGCCCATCAGGTTCGCCAGCAGGGAAAGATTCGTCGGCAGGCCCCGGAACGTCCACCAGAACGCGGCGCCGTCGGTGAAGGTGCGCGTGTACCAGGCCGGCACCTCGCCCGCCAGGCCGCTGCGGAGGACCTCCAGGTCCTCCTCGGCCGGCGTCGGCGGTGTCCCCAGGCACGCCGATGCGGATCCGTAGTACGTCAAAGGAGCATCGGGCAACACCAAGTGCAGCATCGCGTCGGCGATGGCCTCCTCGCCGCCGGCCAGGCAGTCCGGGTAGTTCACCGCGAAGTACATCTGGGTCGCGCCCCACGGCCGATTCGGCGTCAAGGCCGTCGCTTGATCGTACACATGGGCCAACTCGTGGACCCCGACGTGCAGAAGCTCCTGCATGCTCCTCTCGCCCAGGCCGGTGCCGATCGCCATGCTGGACGTGTCGCAGCCGTATTCGCCCGGCGCTGTGAACCCGCAGCTCACGGTCGCGGTGCCTCCATCGGCCAGGTCGAACACTCGAACGTCGTCGCGTGCATGGTTCCAGGCGATCCGCAACCAGGGGAAGGCAGCCTCGTTGGCCGCGACGAGCTCGTCCATGGCGGCGCGGAACGGGCCGGCGTCTACCTGCGCATCCTCGTCGTTCCAATCGGGCACGCCGATGGCGGGAATCACCGTTCGGGGATCGTCGTCGGTGGCGGCCGGCGCGACTCGCGTCGGCTCCAAGCGCGCCTCGGTGTCGCCGACGCCCAGCTGCCCGTAGCGGTTGTCGCCCCAGCAGGCGACCTCGCTGGTCACCGTGAGGACACAGGCGTGCGAGCGCTGATAGGGGTTCTGACTGCTGACCGTCAGCGCCACCACGTCGCTCACCCCCCGGAGCCTGCGGGGTTCCCGCCGGTGCTCGGTCGTGCCGATCCCGACTTCGCCCGCCGGGTTCGCACCCCAGCAGGAGACGTCCCCGTCACGGTGCAACGCGCAGGAGCTCCATGCGCCCGTCGCGACGGCCACCGCATCGGTGATGCCGACGACCGGGGTGGGACGCGACAACGTCGAATCGCGCTTTCCGGCGCCCAGAGTGCCGAAGACGAACACCGTGTCGCCGGCCTCGTAGAAGGCGGCGTAGTTGGACCCCCAGCACGAGACTGCGCCAGAGCGCCGCACGGCGCACGAGAAACTGTGCCCGGCCGACACCGAAGCGGCGTCTTCGAGTCCGCGCACACGGACGGGCGCAAGCCGCTCGGTGCTCGTGCCGTCGCCGAGTTCCCGGTGGTCGTTGTTCCCCCAGCACGACACCGCGCCGTCGGCGTGCACGGCGCACGTGTGCCAGGCGCCGGCGCCTATCGACGTCACGTCGCCCAATCCGGAGACCCGCGCGGCTCGGGGGCGGGACTCTCCGGTGCCGTCGCCGAGCTGCCCGACCTCGTTGTCGCCCCAGCAGGAGGCGCCGCCGTCGGCATGCACCGCGCAGGCGTGCCGCGCCCCGACCGAGACGTCGACGGCATCGTTCACGCCCCGCACCCTCACCGGCGACGGGCGATCGGTCCACGTTCCGTCACCGATTCCTCCGAAGTAGTTGTCACCCCAGCACGACACGGTCCGATCACTGTGAAGGACGCACGTCGGGCCGTCCGCGGAGCCGGCGGCGGAGTCGCCGACGCTGATGGCCACGACATCGTCGAGGCCTTGCACCGGTACCGGTACGAGAGCCCGGTGCAAGGACGGATCGCCCAGCCGCAGCGACGCGCTGTTGTCGCCCCAGCAGTCCACGCCGCCGTCGGCGTTGACCGCACAAGTGTGGTAGCCGCCGGCCGCGATCAGGGCGGCGCCTCGTTCGGCCGCAATGGGCGCGTCGCCGCGTCGGGGGGCCTCGCCCGCCGAGTCGCCCCCGGCCTGCAGCCGCAGGGCCGAACTGGAAAGCCAGCGCCCCTCGGCGGCGTCGGCCGGGAAGTACCGCCGCGACGGCAACAGGCGCTCGCCCCAGTCGCTGCCGGAGCCCCGCTGCTGCAACCCGAACTCCACCCGCCCGTCGCCCAGGCGCCGAGCCACGACCCGCACCACAGTGTCCGCCGGGAGCCCTGACACCCGCAGGGCCGAACTGGAGAGCCAGCGCCCCTCGGCGGCGTCGGCCGGGAAGTACCGCCGCGACGGCAACAGGCGCTCGCCCCAGTCGCTGCCGGAGCCCCGCTGCTGCAACCCGAACTCCACCCGCCCGTCGCCCAGGCGCCGAGCCACGACCCGCACCACAGTGTCCGCCGGGAGCCCTGACACCCGCAGGGCCGAACTGGAGAGCCAGCGCCCCTCGGCGGCGTCGGCCGGGAAGTACCGCCGCGACGGCAACAGGCGCTCGCCCCAGTCGCTGCCGGAGCCCCGCTGCTGCAACCCGAACTCCACCCGCCCGTCGCCCAGGCGCCGAGCCACGACCCGCACCACAGCGTCCGCCTCCTGGCCGACCGCCGCCGAGGGAACTGCCGCGCCCAACACCGCGACGACCGACGCCGCGACCAGAGCCTTGCCGATCCGCCTCACGGCGATGGTCGCCTCCGGGTGTCACGCCGCCGGTGATCCTCACCGGGGACCGACATTGTCCGAGGACACAGGGACGCAGTGCTCACCGCTGCGAAGCTAGCGCTCAGCAGCCCCCGTCGCGGAACGGATTCGCTCCCTGCGGCGGTTGGCTCTGGCCATCGAACGGACGGCGGAGCCACTCCGCCGAACACAGGCCGCCGAACTCGTGCCGCAAGTTGGCCAAGGCCGGTGAACTCGGGGCGCTCCGCAGCACCGCCCACAGGTCGGCGCCGCTCTTGATGTGCTCCGTGTACCACTGAGGAACTTCGCCTGCAAGGCCGCTGGCAATGACCGACTCCGGCCCCCCCGCCTGCTCGGGGCCGCCGAAGAAGCACCCCGACGGGTCGTGAACAGGCGGACCGGCGGTGCGCGGCTGGTACTCCGGAATGGCGATGACCTCCATGCCATAGGTCAGGAACTCACTCGGCGGGTCGTACCACCCTTTTTCTTCGATGCAGTGTGCGTAGCGCGCGATGAAATAGACCTGAACGGCGCCCCATGCTCGATCCGGAGTCAGCCATGTGGTGACGTCGTACACATGCGCCAATTGATGCACCGCCGTCTTCAGAGTCATCGTTCCGAGCAGCATGCTCCGCGCGCGGCAGGCCAAGTCTCCCCCCGGCGTGCCGCATTCGACGCTCACGGAGCTGACCTTGTGCGAAGGGTCCTCGGACGGTTCGAAGGCTGACCGGTCCCGGATGTGGTCCCATGCGGCGCGCAGCCAAGGGGAGTCCGCCTCGAGGTCCGCGACCACCGAGTCCAGCCAGAACCGCAGGAACGAGGTCGTATCGGTCGGAACCTGTTCGACGGCGTAGGCGTCGAACCGCTCGATGTGCACGGGGTGCGGGCTCGCCTCGCCTGCGCCTCCGCCGAGTTGACCGAATCCGTTGCCCCCCCAACACGACACCGAGCCGTCGCCCTGCACGGCACATGCGTGCGCATGGCCTTCGCGGAACACCGAACTGACGGCGATCGCGACCGCGTCGGTGATCCCCCGAACGCGCGCAGGGCGCGAGCGAGGACTCGTCGTCCCGTCGCCGAGCTGGCCGGTGGACTTGGCCTCTCCCCAACAGGAAACCTCGCCGTCGCGATGAACGACACAGGCACTCCCCCGACCCGCTGACACGGCCACGGCGTCGTTGATGCCAGCGACGCGCCGCGGCGCCGGTGTCGTGTGGAGGCTGTGGGTGAAACTCCAGCAATGCACCCGCCCGCGTCTGTCCACAACGCAGGCCCTGTCATAGCCGACCGCCACCGAGTCGACGGCGGGAAGCCCTGTGACCTTCCTGGGCGACAGGTGATCCCCCGGCATCCCGTCGGGAGTCATGCCCATACCGCTCCATCCCCAACACGACACAGACCCGTCGTCGTGCAGTGCACAGTTGGTGTGGCCGGACGACGCGACGGCGGCGACCCCCCTGAGACCTGGGACTCTCTGCGGGCGACTGCTCGATTCCACGGTGCCGTCTCCCAGCTGGCCGAGTCCATTCGCTCCCCAGCACGAGACCCCGCCGTCGCCATGCACCGCGCACGTGTGCTGGATGCCTGCCGAAATGCTCACGACATCCGTGAGGCCCGGCACTTCGACCGGCACCCAGTGTTCCAGATCATCTCCCTGACCGAGCAGGCCGCCGTACCCTGCACCCCAACACGACACCCTGCCGTTCGCGTGCAATGCGCAGCTGTGGGGCTCGACGTCGGGCTGCTGACCGAGGGCTACCGCCGCGACGCCGTCCAACAGGGAGGCGCTGAGGTTGTCGCGCCGACCGTGGCGGCCCCAACACAGCAAGTCGCCGGCCGGCCGCACAACACATGTGCGGCCGTTCGAGACCGCTGCCAGGGATCGACCGCCTCGTCGTCCCTCGGTGCTACTGAACCCGCCCCCGACTGTCAAGACTGAACTCGCCAGCCAGCGCCCGACGGTGGCATCGCTCGGGAGGAAACGCCGTCGAGGCAACTGCTGCTCACCCCACTCGCCGTCGGCGCCGCGCCGCTCCAACCCGAACTCGAGGCCCCCGCTCTGGAGGCGCCGTGCCACGATCCGCAGTTCGGTCGCCGGTGTCGTGTCGATGCTCAGTGAAGAGCTGTGCAGCCAGCGCCCCACTCTCGCGGTGGTCGGGAAGAAGCGCCGCGACGGCGACATCCGCTCGCCCCACTCGCCGTCGGCGTCGCGTTGCTGCACGGCGAATTCGACGCGCTCGCTCTCGAGGCGCCGCGCCACGATTCGCACTTCTGGTTCATCGGCTACGGCTGCGGTCTGCTGGGCGGCGAGGTCGGCGGGGATCGCCACGGCACAAACGGCGACGACGAGCACCGCGGCCAAGCTCCGAGAGACGAGCCCCATCGATCCTTCCCCCTCCCGAGTCCCGAGACTAGCCGGACCGTCGAGCGGGCCGCCGATGCCCGTCAAGCCGCAGCGGCCCTGCTCGCGGTCGAGGAGGCATCCGCTGTTCTGTGACTGCTTGACGGCGAACTACGGGGATATCGTCGCGACGCCCATGCCGACACCGAAAGCCGATGTTCGAAATGGCCGCTAGCGGGGATCATCCCTCCTCACCTCCCTCGGAGACCTCCCCGACAGACGAGAAACCGCCTCGGCTGGAGGAGATGCTCGACACCGCGCACGACCCGGCCTACGGCGAGGCCGTGCAGGTGGCGCCGCTCGTGCAGCGGGTCACGGCGGCAAATCCCAGCCCGTTCACCTTCGCCGGCACCGGCACCTACATCGTGGGCAGGCAGCGGGTTGCGGTCATCGACCCCGGACCCGAAGATGCCGCGCACGTGGGGGCGTTGCTGCGGGCTCTGGAAGGCCGCACCGTGACCCACGTCTGCGTGACCCACACCCACAGCGACCACTCCCCCGCCTCGCGGGCCCTGGCGGCGGCCACAGGCGCAACGGTCTTCGGGTTCGGCCCGCATCCGGCGAGCGACGCCCGTCGGGGCGACGGTGCGCCGGCGGTCACCGAGGAGCCCGGCGACTGGGACTTCATCCCCGACGTCACGCTCGCGCACGGCGACGTCCTGGCGGACGAAGGCTGGACGCTGGAGTGCCTGCACACCCCCGGACACATCTCCAACCACCTGTGCTTCGCGCTCCCCGAGGGGCGGGCCGTGTTCACCGGCGACCACGTCATGGGCTGGTCCTCGACGATCATCCCGCCGCCCGACGGCAACCTGGGCGACTACCTGCGCAGCCTCGAACTCCTGATCGACCGGGGCGACCGAGACGAGGTGTACTGGCCCACGCACGGGCCGCCCATCACCTCACCGGCGCGGTACGCCCGGGCACTCCTGGCGCACCGCCATCGCCGCACCGCGGAGATCCTGGAGTGCCTGCGCGACGGCTCGGCGACGATTCCGGAAATGGTCGCCCGCATGTACACGGACACTCCGAAGATGCTGCACCCCGCAGCCGAGCGCTCCGTGCTGGCACACCTGATACACCTCACCGAGCAGGGCCGCGTCCGCAGCGAACCTGCAGCCGACGAGCGGGCCACGCGCTACGCCCTTCCCTGAGGCCCCGCGCGACGGATGGACCAGGCCCGGGCCGGCACAGGACCGGGCGTTGCCCGGCCGATCAGCAGCCGCCGTCGCGGAACGGGTTGGTGCGCGGCGGCGGAACCAGGTTCGGCTCCAGCGGGTACCGGAACCAGTCGGTGGAGCAGAACCCGCCGAACTCGTTGCCCAGATTGGCTAGAAGCTGGGGAGCCAGGACGCGCCGCAGCACTCGCCACAGCTCGGCACCGTCAGTGATGTTCTCGATGTACCAGTCGGGCGTTTCGCCGGCCAGACCGGCGAGCACGACCCGCTCCGCCTCGCGGTCCGGCTCGCCCCCCACGCCGGGACAGCCCGCCCCGTAGTAGGCGAGGCGGGCCGACGGCACAACGAGGTGCGCCATCGTGTCGGCGAGGATCTCGGCGCCGGACCGCTGCCCGTAGTCCCGGAAGCAGTCCGGGTAGGTCCAAGCGAAGTAGAGCTGCACCGCACCCCAGGCCGGTCCGGCCGACAGGCTGGTCGTGCTGTCGTAGACGTGCGCCAACTCGTGGACCGCGACCCCGAGGGTCATCTCGGCGACTTCCATGTGTTCCGACCAGCAGCCGTACAACCCGGCGACGAGCTCGCAGTACGAGCGAACCGCCCCGCGGAAGTCCTCGATCCGCCCGGCGACGGTTCGCTCCCGGATCCTGTTCCAGGCCAGGCGCAGCCAGGGGAACTCGGCCTCGCGCGCCGCGACGGCCTCGTCCAGCCAGCTTCGCAGTAGATCGGTCTCGTCGGCGGGGATCCGGTTCGCGGGGATTGCCCGCGCCGCCAGAACCGGAACGGGAACCAGCCCGCGTGCGAGGCTGCCGTCGCCCAACTGCCCGGCGCCGTTCCCGCCCCAGCAGGAGTAGGAGCCGTCGGTGTGGGCCGCGCAGGCATGCGGGGCGAGGCGGGTGGAGCCGGCGCTCATCGTGACCGCCACCGCGTCGACGACGCCGGCGACGCGGGCCGGCCGCTGCTGGGGCGCCGTGGTGCCGTTGCCGAGCTGGCCGGCGGCGTTCTTCTCACCCCAGCACGACACACCGCCGTCGCCGTGTACCACGCAGACCCCGCCGTCACCCACCGCCACCGAGGCGGCGCCGCCGACCCCGTCGACCCGCTGGGGACTGGCCACGTCGGCGACCGGCCAGCAATAGACCTCGCCGGCGACGGTGACCGCGCAGGTGCGGTCGGCTCCGGTCGACACGGAGACCACGGCGGGGAGACCCTCCACGGGCGCGGGGCGGAAGGCGCCGCGGTTGCCGGCCCCGCCCCCGTAGCCCCAGCACGTCAAGGCGCCGCCGGTATGGATCACGCAGTTGGAGGAGGGGCCGGCGTCAATCCATGCGGCGTCGGTGATGTCGGGGACAGGCTCGGGGACATCGACCGAGGCGAGCGTTGCGCCGCCCAACTGGCCCAGCGCGCCGGAACCCCAGCAGGAGACCTGCCCGCGGGCATGCACGACGCAGGTGTGGTCGGACCCTGCTGCGAGCGCCACCGCGTCGGAAATGCCGGGCACCTTCTCGGGCAGGTAGCCGCTGAACGGCTCTCCCCGCCCGAGTTGCCCCTCGCGGCCCGCTCCCCAGCACGACACGGTCCCGTCGCCACCCAGCGCGCACAGGTGAAGCTCCTGGTGGGGATGATCGCCGCTGGTGACGCTCACGACATTCCGCAGGCCAGCGGCGCTGAACCGCTCCCGGATGCCGTCGTACCCCCAGCAGGTCACGCGCGCGTCGCGGCGCACCGCGCAGGTGCGGCCGCGGGAGGCGGCGATGAGGCTGTCGCCGCTGCGTGCCGCGCCCCGCACGAACTCCGGGCGCCGCAGCACCGTCGCCTCGTCGGGCGCGCCGGAGGCCGGTCCCGGTTGCTCGGGTCCGAACTCCTCCGGCGGCAGCACGACCCGCGGCGGCGCAGGACCCGCGGCGGCGGCTGTCACGCCGGTCGTGAACACAACAGGGGCCGCAACGCTCACGAGGCAGAACACCAGGAGGCACGTTGCCGGCCCGGATCGCCGCGACCGGGTCCGTGCCCGGCCGCCTCCGGGCACCCGAGGGCCGGCCGGGACGGGGCTCAGCGGCTCCAGCGGTTCCAGCTGATCACATCCTCGATCCCGCCGCGGTTGGCGGGCTTGAAGTCCACGCCGTGCGTGTAGGCGACAGGGATCAGGGCGAACTGACGGACCTTGTCGTAGGGGATGTCGAGAACATCCGCCGTCTCGCGCTCGTACGCGAGATGGAGGGTGGTCCAGCAGGTGCCGAGGCCGCGCTCACGGGCCGCCAGCATGAAGCTCCAGGCCGCCTGGATCACCGACCCTCCCTCGGCAACCACATCGGTGGGACGCTCGGACCGGGTCGCCACGCAGGGGATGAGCAGCACGGGGCTGCGGTGCATGTTCTCCGCCAGGTAGACCGCGGAATCGACGACCCGTCGCTGCTGGGCCACCCACGTCCTGTCGTGGCCCGCGAATCTCCCGCCGACGGACCGGCCATCCTCCGCCGCCCGGTCGGCGAGCGTGGGCCCCCGCACATACGCCTCGAACCCGCGGCGGTAGAGCCCGGCGATCGCCTCGACCTTGTCGCGCTCGGTCACGAACACGAAATGCCAGGTCTGCGTGTTGGAGGCGGTCGGCGCCTGCACCGCCAGTTCGACGCACTCACGCAGCACAGACTCGGGCACAGGCCGCTCGAAGTCCAGCCGCCTGCGCACCGCCCGAGTGGTCGACAGCAACTCGTCGGTCGACAACCCAAGCCTCGTCACACCACGAAGCGTACGCCTTCACCTCCGGCGGCCGACGAACCACCTCGCCCCCCGGCCGCCGATACGCCGCTGCGCACGACTGACCGGTGCTCTCCTAAGACGGCTCGTACAGACCCCCGAGGGTCGGAACGAGCGGTGCCGAGCGGCTCCAAGTGTTGAAGCTCAGCACACCGTCGAGGTCGCGAGCGGCGGGCTCGAAGTCGGTGCCGACCGTGTAGGCCACCGGGATGAGGGCGTACTGCCGGACCTCGGTGTACGGGATGCCCAGGATCTCGGCGACCTCCTCCTCCCACATCAGGTGGATGGTGGTCCAGCA is a genomic window of bacterium containing:
- a CDS encoding nitroreductase family protein, producing the protein MTRLGLSTDELLSTTRAVRRRLDFERPVPESVLRECVELAVQAPTASNTQTWHFVFVTERDKVEAIAGLYRRGFEAYVRGPTLADRAAEDGRSVGGRFAGHDRTWVAQQRRVVDSAVYLAENMHRSPVLLIPCVATRSERPTDVVAEGGSVIQAAWSFMLAARERGLGTCWTTLHLAYERETADVLDIPYDKVRQFALIPVAYTHGVDFKPANRGGIEDVISWNRWSR
- a CDS encoding MBL fold metallo-hydrolase, translated to MLDTAHDPAYGEAVQVAPLVQRVTAANPSPFTFAGTGTYIVGRQRVAVIDPGPEDAAHVGALLRALEGRTVTHVCVTHTHSDHSPASRALAAATGATVFGFGPHPASDARRGDGAPAVTEEPGDWDFIPDVTLAHGDVLADEGWTLECLHTPGHISNHLCFALPEGRAVFTGDHVMGWSSTIIPPPDGNLGDYLRSLELLIDRGDRDEVYWPTHGPPITSPARYARALLAHRHRRTAEILECLRDGSATIPEMVARMYTDTPKMLHPAAERSVLAHLIHLTEQGRVRSEPAADERATRYALP